From Paenibacillus sp. PK3_47, the proteins below share one genomic window:
- a CDS encoding sensor histidine kinase, giving the protein MVSYIRRIPRSLWLFLANLPMERKLIVVFIFLLSLPITYVSYLSSRSTFNSVLQSSTASAGQMADNASDTIDRYVADLKRNTTLPLYNTDVQFFLEQENTDWEKNTSMSMFLSYLNHTKEEITAVYLVDKYGSVFYDKAPGIYELFPGERMAQWRQLTEKAGVAPVVQGRHTIRLNAGDEREVFSVLRTVTSVSMLKPIGMIIFDIDIGLFKGITDPVNAVTQGSTMIVDDQGQLVYGGEDTESQGESLSLLLQKISGREGHFRIGLEDQEFLAVYTVSPKTGWTTMVTIPLERILTPVQKTRNTLILTTLAIVAFALIVATFISHALTKPLKSLVRLMKQVQHGNLDVWLSPKYNDEIGMIGSHFNRMIIRVKDLLQEVSLTEQRKQKADMRALQNQINPHFIYNTLESIRMLAEGSDEPRVAKLTYLLGVQMRYGIVRSDEMVTIRDELDHVENYLGMLQIRFPEKFRLNIDVPEEFLPLPVIKLVFQPIVENAVFHGLEPKEGPGTLSITAWKEDGLTVFCVEDDGIGMDGDTLRALNGSLHSGSDGEKFGIGLRNVNERIRMHYGSSYGLRVHSEPGSGTRVILQLGGLSPEAHDRK; this is encoded by the coding sequence GTGGTGTCATACATCCGGAGGATTCCCCGCAGCCTGTGGCTGTTCCTGGCTAACCTGCCGATGGAGCGCAAGCTGATTGTCGTGTTTATATTTCTGCTCTCTCTGCCGATTACCTATGTCAGCTACTTATCCTCCCGCTCCACCTTCAATTCGGTTCTCCAGAGCTCCACGGCAAGCGCGGGACAGATGGCGGACAATGCATCGGATACCATTGACAGGTACGTGGCCGATCTGAAGAGAAACACGACGCTTCCCCTGTATAATACCGACGTGCAGTTCTTTCTCGAACAGGAGAATACCGACTGGGAAAAGAACACCAGCATGTCCATGTTCCTAAGCTATCTGAACCATACGAAAGAAGAGATTACTGCTGTATACTTAGTGGACAAATACGGCTCCGTGTTCTATGACAAGGCTCCAGGCATTTATGAGCTTTTCCCGGGGGAGCGGATGGCGCAGTGGCGGCAGCTGACGGAGAAAGCCGGGGTTGCCCCCGTGGTGCAGGGCCGCCACACCATCCGGCTGAACGCCGGTGATGAACGGGAGGTATTCAGCGTGCTGCGCACGGTGACCTCCGTCAGCATGCTGAAGCCGATCGGTATGATTATTTTTGATATCGACATCGGGCTTTTTAAAGGGATCACTGATCCTGTCAACGCCGTCACCCAAGGCAGCACGATGATTGTGGATGATCAGGGACAGCTTGTCTACGGCGGTGAAGACACGGAATCTCAGGGGGAGTCCCTTTCTCTGCTGCTGCAGAAGATTTCCGGGCGTGAAGGGCATTTCCGGATTGGGCTGGAGGATCAGGAATTTCTGGCAGTCTATACAGTATCTCCGAAGACAGGCTGGACGACCATGGTCACAATCCCGCTGGAACGCATCCTTACTCCGGTGCAAAAAACCCGCAACACGCTGATATTGACTACACTGGCGATTGTGGCTTTTGCCTTGATCGTGGCCACCTTTATCTCCCATGCCCTGACCAAACCGCTGAAGTCACTGGTCCGCTTAATGAAACAGGTGCAGCACGGCAACCTGGATGTCTGGCTGTCCCCCAAATATAATGATGAAATCGGCATGATCGGCAGCCACTTTAACCGGATGATTATCCGGGTCAAGGATCTGCTCCAGGAGGTATCGCTTACCGAACAACGCAAGCAAAAGGCAGATATGCGGGCATTGCAGAACCAGATCAACCCGCATTTCATTTACAACACACTGGAGTCTATCCGCATGCTTGCAGAGGGCAGCGACGAGCCGCGTGTAGCAAAGCTGACCTATCTGCTCGGTGTGCAGATGCGCTACGGCATCGTCCGCAGCGATGAAATGGTTACGATCCGCGATGAGCTGGATCATGTAGAGAATTATCTGGGGATGCTGCAGATCCGCTTCCCGGAGAAGTTCAGGCTGAACATCGATGTGCCGGAGGAATTTCTTCCGCTGCCTGTCATCAAGCTGGTCTTCCAGCCGATCGTGGAGAATGCCGTCTTCCACGGTCTGGAGCCCAAGGAAGGGCCGGGAACCTTGAGCATCACTGCCTGGAAAGAGGACGGCCTTACAGTGTTCTGTGTAGAGGATGACGGGATCGGCATGGACGGAGATACACTCCGTGCCTTGAACGGCAGCCTGCATAGCGGAAGTGATGGCGAAAAGTTCGGCATCGGCCTGCGGAATGTGAACGAGCGCATCCGGATGCACTACGGCAGCTCCTATGGCCTGCGCGTGCATAGTGAGCCCGGGTCAGGCACCCGGGTCATTCTGCAGCTCGGCGGCCTTTCCCCGGAGGCTCATGATCGTAAATAA
- a CDS encoding fused MFS/spermidine synthase, producing MPQFQTSGDNDDHNDADNIEVYDTTELYGEKGRFRVLQFSGEAIQGALDLDNPRRIVFEYPRAMIHLMEINEPFFEDVFVIGHGTGTIAGYFAERRFKIAEVNPQVVSYSRTHFGYTQDNVMIGDGRSLLEGEQDGTFDYILLDAFTAAGTPGHLISDEFFSLTRSKLHPRGAVIMNLMGKSDNDRLLNAIHTTVSGQFPYVEAFALPAEGAADIRNIIMVGSSRPVRYQSRHMAGFIRITLGQGHVIRD from the coding sequence TTGCCACAGTTTCAGACATCCGGTGATAACGATGATCATAATGATGCAGATAACATTGAAGTATACGATACGACTGAGCTTTACGGGGAAAAAGGCAGATTCCGCGTGCTGCAGTTCTCGGGCGAGGCCATCCAGGGTGCACTGGATCTGGATAACCCGAGGCGCATTGTCTTTGAATATCCCCGGGCGATGATTCATCTGATGGAGATTAATGAGCCTTTTTTTGAGGATGTTTTTGTGATCGGGCACGGGACGGGGACGATTGCCGGATATTTTGCAGAGAGGCGTTTTAAGATTGCAGAGGTGAATCCGCAGGTCGTAAGCTACAGCAGGACCCACTTTGGCTATACTCAGGATAATGTCATGATTGGCGACGGCCGCAGCCTGCTGGAGGGTGAGCAAGACGGGACGTTTGACTATATTCTTCTCGATGCCTTCACCGCTGCCGGAACGCCGGGACATCTGATTTCGGACGAGTTCTTCAGCCTTACCCGCTCCAAGCTTCATCCGCGCGGCGCTGTAATCATGAATCTGATGGGCAAAAGCGACAATGACCGCCTGCTGAACGCCATCCACACTACGGTTAGCGGGCAGTTTCCCTATGTCGAGGCCTTTGCCCTCCCGGCGGAAGGAGCGGCAGATATCCGCAACATTATTATGGTCGGCAGCAGCCGCCCGGTCCGCTACCAGTCCCGCCACATGGCCGGCTTCATCCGCATTACCCTGGGCCAGGGACATGTTATCCGGGACTGA
- a CDS encoding 3'-5' exonuclease, translated as MDYIVLDIEFNGRKFASEHPMEVIEIGAVRLDASLQVKDEFSALIKPIYFSTLNSFIKKKTGIPQEDIDVAARFPKVITAFRAWLDQSPDGVLLLTWGGEDMKRIIQDTRMHKMDDSYWMAATYFDLLKGVLRARGLSNDISVEGAMALLGLEPSGSAHRALDDAKMTAEIFRAIFNELDFEKAQHYKDTFSNARERKTVKIAIKAMTAQKIVPTWELVAEHYFSAEGALADPRKVAELQEYFAAQVGKK; from the coding sequence GTGGATTATATTGTTCTGGACATCGAATTCAACGGCCGCAAATTTGCAAGCGAGCATCCCATGGAGGTCATTGAGATCGGAGCTGTCCGGTTAGACGCATCGCTGCAAGTTAAGGATGAGTTCTCAGCCTTAATCAAACCCATATACTTCTCCACCCTGAATTCCTTCATTAAGAAAAAAACCGGTATCCCCCAGGAGGATATCGACGTTGCTGCCCGTTTTCCCAAGGTGATTACAGCATTCCGCGCCTGGCTTGACCAGAGTCCTGACGGCGTCCTGCTTCTGACCTGGGGCGGCGAGGATATGAAACGGATTATTCAGGATACACGCATGCACAAAATGGACGACTCCTACTGGATGGCGGCAACCTATTTTGACTTACTCAAAGGAGTGCTCCGCGCCCGCGGCCTCAGTAATGACATCAGCGTGGAGGGAGCCATGGCCCTGCTGGGTCTTGAGCCTTCCGGTTCTGCGCACCGTGCGCTTGATGATGCCAAGATGACGGCGGAAATTTTCCGGGCCATCTTTAATGAGCTGGATTTTGAGAAGGCACAGCATTACAAGGATACCTTCTCCAACGCCAGAGAACGCAAGACGGTCAAGATCGCCATCAAAGCAATGACCGCTCAAAAAATCGTCCCGACCTGGGAGCTCGTAGCCGAGCACTATTTCTCCGCTGAAGGTGCACTCGCTGATCCCCGGAAGGTCGCGGAGCTGCAGGAATACTTTGCGGCACAGGTCGGCAAGAAATAA
- a CDS encoding response regulator, whose amino-acid sequence MVIVDDEVLIREGLARMISKESSTFCVVGTFADGRQLLDELPSLQLDLVITDIRMPQIGGLELIRLLKVSHPEIRTLLMSGFVEFDYAREAIRSSAVDYLLKPINKEQLFEVLYTLEKERELQREKEERQRTGMLLPLLQLDEPSAVLMDNLNLPLPYFTVTLLKGGSMKGAIAYSDILRKEQGISSDLLEVHKGLLAWVRYSQEPLTLAERQEPAGFIKTVCPQKRLHFGVSRSYSEPARLRTAYLEAKLACDAGIYNPQLLHYTAIEELELADKAAADHFAPIREPLIHDLQILSITGTTEWIHKLFRSLEAQQASPGLILRSLQQAEEAVRNELPEYEAAQRQENRPKLEEQIRDCMSFGEIEEQFTSMLTKALIKIRTHRLEMSGKAVETVKRWVSAHYNQHADLNTLAGMVFLTPSYLSKLFKQETGMTLTDYMIEIRIRKAKQLLKNAPDLKVHEIGTEVGYPDPAYFNKLFKKVVGVTPNEYKRISMV is encoded by the coding sequence ATGGTGATTGTAGATGATGAAGTGCTGATCCGTGAAGGGCTGGCCCGGATGATCAGTAAGGAGAGCAGCACCTTCTGTGTTGTTGGGACCTTTGCCGACGGCAGGCAGCTGCTTGATGAGCTGCCCTCCCTTCAGCTTGATCTGGTCATTACCGATATCCGGATGCCGCAGATCGGCGGTCTGGAGCTGATCCGGCTGCTGAAAGTAAGCCATCCGGAAATCCGCACGCTGCTGATGAGCGGGTTCGTAGAATTCGATTATGCCCGGGAGGCAATCCGCAGCTCAGCCGTAGATTACCTGCTCAAGCCGATCAACAAGGAACAGCTGTTTGAAGTTCTCTACACTCTGGAAAAGGAACGGGAACTGCAGCGGGAGAAGGAAGAACGCCAGCGCACCGGAATGCTGCTCCCGCTGCTGCAGCTGGATGAACCGTCAGCCGTCTTGATGGATAATCTGAATCTCCCCCTGCCCTATTTCACAGTTACTTTACTCAAGGGAGGGAGCATGAAAGGCGCCATCGCCTATTCGGATATTCTGCGGAAAGAGCAGGGAATTTCATCTGATCTGCTTGAGGTTCATAAGGGGCTGCTGGCATGGGTCCGTTATTCCCAAGAACCGCTTACCCTTGCGGAGCGGCAGGAGCCTGCCGGGTTTATCAAGACAGTCTGCCCGCAGAAGCGGCTGCATTTCGGAGTCAGCCGCTCCTACAGTGAGCCGGCCAGACTGCGGACCGCTTATCTCGAAGCCAAGCTGGCCTGTGATGCCGGGATTTATAATCCGCAGCTGCTGCATTATACTGCTATTGAGGAGCTGGAGCTTGCGGATAAAGCCGCCGCCGATCACTTTGCCCCCATCCGGGAGCCGCTGATCCATGATCTGCAGATTCTTAGCATCACCGGGACTACGGAGTGGATTCACAAGCTGTTCAGGTCTCTGGAGGCACAGCAGGCCAGTCCCGGGCTTATCCTCCGCTCGCTGCAGCAGGCAGAGGAAGCCGTCCGCAATGAGCTGCCGGAATACGAAGCCGCCCAACGGCAGGAGAACCGCCCGAAGCTGGAAGAACAGATCCGGGACTGCATGAGCTTTGGCGAAATTGAAGAGCAGTTTACTTCCATGCTCACGAAGGCTCTGATTAAAATCCGCACCCACCGGCTGGAGATGTCCGGCAAGGCGGTGGAAACGGTGAAACGCTGGGTATCCGCCCATTACAATCAGCATGCGGATCTGAACACGCTGGCCGGCATGGTCTTTTTGACGCCAAGCTATCTAAGTAAGCTGTTCAAGCAGGAGACCGGAATGACTCTGACGGATTACATGATTGAGATCCGCATCCGCAAAGCCAAGCAGCTGCTGAAGAATGCGCCTGACCTAAAGGTCCATGAAATCGGCACCGAGGTCGGCTATCCCGATCCGGCGTATTTTAACAAGCTTTTCAAAAAGGTTGTCGGTGTGACGCCGAACGAGTACAAACGAATTTCAATGGTGTAG
- a CDS encoding carbohydrate ABC transporter permease has protein sequence MDKFTLSPKNIFKYFTLLIGVFAVLFPPYVVIVNAFKSTEEFNTSSSMALPKSFFNFDNFVTVFERGGLLSGFGNVLVIIIITLTLNILFGTMVAYVLGRFSFKLKPIVFGAYLVATIIPSITTQVATFGIIKNLGLYNTLGAPIVLYIGADVIQIILYLQFIRNIPFDLDENAMVEGASLFKIYRSIIFPLLTPATATLVILKTISIYNDMYIPYLYMPKQSLGVVTTVLMRFQGVNTADWNLICAAILLILLPTVILYFFLQRYIFEGVTSGAVK, from the coding sequence ATGGACAAATTCACACTTAGCCCTAAAAATATATTCAAGTACTTTACGCTGCTTATCGGCGTGTTCGCTGTGCTGTTTCCGCCTTATGTAGTGATAGTCAACGCCTTCAAATCTACAGAGGAATTCAATACCAGCAGCTCTATGGCGCTGCCCAAAAGCTTTTTTAACTTCGACAACTTTGTTACCGTATTTGAACGCGGCGGCCTGCTCAGCGGCTTCGGCAATGTGCTGGTCATCATCATAATTACATTGACCCTGAACATCCTGTTTGGCACAATGGTGGCATATGTACTGGGACGTTTCTCCTTCAAGCTGAAGCCCATCGTGTTCGGTGCTTACCTGGTGGCTACGATCATTCCGAGCATCACCACACAGGTGGCGACCTTCGGGATCATCAAAAACCTGGGCCTTTACAACACACTCGGCGCTCCCATCGTGCTGTATATCGGAGCGGATGTAATCCAGATCATCCTTTATCTGCAATTCATCCGAAATATCCCGTTCGATCTCGATGAGAATGCCATGGTGGAAGGCGCCTCCCTGTTCAAAATCTACCGTTCGATCATCTTCCCGCTGCTGACGCCGGCTACGGCGACACTGGTCATTTTGAAGACGATCAGCATTTACAATGACATGTACATCCCTTATCTCTATATGCCGAAACAGAGTCTTGGTGTAGTGACAACGGTGCTCATGCGTTTTCAGGGGGTCAATACCGCCGACTGGAACCTGATCTGTGCAGCGATTCTGCTCATCCTGCTGCCTACAGTCATTCTGTACTTTTTCCTGCAGCGTTATATCTTTGAGGGCGTAACGAGCGGCGCGGTCAAATAG
- a CDS encoding sugar ABC transporter permease produces MFGTLSYNKQKTIIIVSFLLIPLILLATFTYYPALKLVYYSFTNWDGYSPEKPWVGLDNYREVFGNPDIFKVFTHNFAYFVMGILQNIVAIYFAVVLNSRLRGKNAFRIMLFLPYIMNGVAVAFMFGYVFDTTNGSLNLFLNSIGLTSLAETSWLGTEGLVNYSLASTGFWRFMGYNMVIYIASLQAIPKDMYEAAKIDGAGSFQTLWRITLPNMKPVIQLNLFLTVTGALEVFDLPFVLTKGGPAGASQTYVQRVVDTAFAFNNYGLASAMSIILLFFVVIVLLLQQLVLSRGGDK; encoded by the coding sequence ATGTTCGGAACACTATCCTATAACAAACAGAAGACTATAATCATTGTCTCCTTCCTGCTGATCCCGCTGATTCTGCTGGCAACCTTCACGTATTATCCGGCGCTCAAGCTCGTCTATTACAGCTTTACGAACTGGGACGGCTACAGCCCCGAGAAGCCCTGGGTCGGACTGGACAATTACCGCGAGGTGTTCGGCAATCCCGATATTTTCAAGGTATTTACTCATAACTTTGCCTATTTTGTGATGGGGATTCTCCAGAACATTGTCGCCATATATTTCGCCGTGGTGCTGAACAGCAGGCTGCGCGGCAAAAACGCGTTCCGCATCATGCTTTTCCTTCCTTATATTATGAACGGTGTTGCTGTGGCCTTTATGTTCGGCTATGTGTTTGACACCACCAACGGTTCACTGAACCTGTTCCTGAACAGCATCGGCCTGACCAGCCTCGCAGAGACCAGCTGGCTCGGTACCGAAGGACTCGTTAACTATTCGCTTGCTTCCACCGGCTTCTGGCGGTTCATGGGCTACAACATGGTTATCTACATCGCCTCCCTGCAGGCCATCCCGAAGGATATGTATGAAGCCGCCAAAATCGACGGCGCCGGCTCCTTCCAGACCCTGTGGAGGATTACGCTGCCGAATATGAAACCTGTCATCCAGCTGAACCTGTTCCTGACCGTCACCGGTGCGCTCGAAGTCTTCGACCTGCCGTTCGTGCTGACCAAAGGCGGACCTGCGGGTGCCAGCCAGACTTATGTGCAGCGTGTGGTCGATACGGCTTTTGCTTTTAACAACTACGGCCTGGCCTCGGCAATGAGCATCATCCTGCTCTTCTTTGTCGTCATCGTGCTGCTGCTGCAGCAGCTGGTTCTCAGCCGGGGAGGAGATAAGTAG
- a CDS encoding glycoside hydrolase family 2 protein: MTKLHLELTNWEFRACGDEAWLPAVVPGTVHTDLLRNGLISDPFNGTNEHDLQWIDKKDWEYKTTLTLDESWQGLAVTELNFAGLDTYADVYVNNVHALSADNMFRAWTADVKGLLVAGENEIRVKFRSVVKEDLPKLEKLGYDLPAPNDQSELGGLQEQRISVFARKAPYHYGWDWGPRFLTSGIWREAVLEGRDSAVIADLYIRQNAVTAEEARLTAIIEADVPAAWEGTLRITAEGQEWTQNVSFTGGKQTLELDITLSNPRLWWCNGLGSPELTVFQAELLENGAVVAGKEVTTGLREIKLIRKPDAEGASFQFELNGVPVFAKGANHIPNDSFITEVTEDRYRHEIATAAESNMNMLRVWGGGFYEEEAFYRLCDEYGLLVWQDFMFACSMYPGDEAFLNNVREEAAYNVRRLRNHPSIALWCGNNEIDSAWANFEENMGWGWKEKMSAEIRETLWRDYKEIFHRILPEAVAANHPGMDYWASSPLRELTDNQDQHSTRITGEGDIHYWGVWHGIEPFENYNVKVGRFMSEYGFQSFPELKSVLSYAVEEDMELESKVMLAHQKNGRGNQIIKEYMDIYLPQPKDFKSFLYMSQVLQAEAMRMAIESHRRNKPYCMGTLYWQMNDCWPVASWAGMDYFGRWKALQYTARKSFKDILLSIVQDEEILQVHAVSDRQTAVEAELVVRLHDFSGAVLKEWKQPVQLAADSAAVVFTVPSAELLKGSDPAQVVLVASLRADGSLLESKEYYFAAAKEIKLSQPVLTVTEVPGSGGVSFTVSSDVLARGVYLTAEEEGIFSDNFFDLLPGEAKTVQFSLRRSGAGEQDFTPAAPKGLAVLSMADFI; encoded by the coding sequence ATGACGAAACTACATCTTGAATTGACGAATTGGGAATTTAGAGCGTGCGGCGATGAAGCCTGGCTTCCGGCAGTGGTGCCGGGGACGGTACATACGGATCTGCTCCGTAACGGACTTATCAGTGATCCTTTTAATGGAACAAACGAGCATGATCTGCAGTGGATTGACAAGAAGGACTGGGAGTACAAAACCACACTGACCCTGGATGAGAGCTGGCAGGGGCTGGCGGTTACCGAACTGAACTTTGCGGGACTGGACACTTATGCGGATGTGTATGTGAATAATGTGCATGCGCTTTCTGCGGATAATATGTTCCGGGCATGGACGGCAGATGTTAAAGGGCTGCTGGTGGCTGGGGAGAATGAGATCCGGGTAAAGTTCCGTTCTGTAGTTAAGGAGGATCTGCCGAAGCTGGAGAAGCTTGGTTATGATCTGCCTGCTCCCAATGACCAGTCGGAGCTCGGCGGCCTGCAGGAGCAGCGGATCAGTGTGTTCGCGCGCAAAGCCCCTTACCATTACGGCTGGGATTGGGGTCCGAGATTTCTGACAAGCGGGATTTGGCGGGAAGCGGTGCTGGAAGGACGGGATTCCGCTGTAATTGCCGATCTGTACATCCGTCAGAATGCTGTGACAGCAGAGGAAGCGCGGCTGACAGCAATAATTGAAGCTGATGTCCCTGCAGCTTGGGAAGGAACGCTGCGGATCACTGCGGAAGGGCAGGAATGGACGCAGAACGTTTCTTTTACAGGTGGAAAACAAACGCTGGAGCTGGATATTACGCTGTCTAATCCGCGGCTGTGGTGGTGCAACGGGCTGGGCTCGCCGGAGCTGACTGTATTCCAGGCAGAACTGCTGGAGAACGGTGCTGTGGTTGCCGGCAAAGAGGTCACAACCGGACTGCGGGAGATCAAGCTGATCCGCAAGCCGGATGCCGAAGGCGCTTCGTTCCAGTTCGAACTGAACGGTGTTCCGGTATTCGCCAAGGGAGCAAACCATATTCCGAACGACAGTTTTATTACTGAGGTAACCGAAGACCGCTACCGGCATGAAATCGCTACAGCTGCGGAGTCGAACATGAACATGCTGCGGGTGTGGGGCGGCGGATTTTATGAGGAGGAAGCTTTTTACCGGCTGTGTGATGAATACGGTCTGCTGGTCTGGCAGGATTTCATGTTCGCGTGCAGTATGTACCCGGGAGATGAAGCATTCTTGAACAATGTCCGTGAGGAAGCGGCGTATAACGTGCGCAGATTGCGCAATCATCCGAGTATCGCGCTGTGGTGCGGCAACAATGAGATTGACTCTGCCTGGGCGAATTTCGAGGAGAATATGGGCTGGGGCTGGAAGGAAAAGATGAGTGCCGAGATCCGGGAGACGCTGTGGAGAGATTATAAGGAGATTTTCCACCGGATTCTGCCGGAGGCGGTTGCCGCCAATCATCCCGGTATGGACTACTGGGCTTCTTCACCGCTGCGCGAGCTGACGGATAATCAAGACCAGCACTCGACGCGGATTACGGGTGAAGGAGATATTCATTACTGGGGCGTGTGGCACGGGATTGAGCCTTTTGAGAACTACAATGTCAAGGTCGGCCGCTTCATGAGTGAATACGGCTTCCAGTCCTTCCCTGAGCTGAAATCGGTGCTGAGCTATGCTGTTGAAGAGGATATGGAGCTGGAGTCCAAAGTCATGCTGGCTCACCAAAAGAACGGACGCGGCAATCAGATCATTAAGGAATATATGGATATCTATCTGCCGCAGCCGAAGGATTTCAAGTCGTTCCTTTATATGAGCCAGGTGCTCCAGGCAGAGGCGATGAGAATGGCCATTGAAAGCCACAGAAGAAACAAGCCTTACTGCATGGGAACCCTGTACTGGCAGATGAATGACTGCTGGCCGGTGGCTTCCTGGGCGGGCATGGATTATTTCGGCCGCTGGAAGGCGCTGCAGTACACAGCGCGCAAGAGCTTCAAGGACATCCTGTTGTCCATTGTGCAGGATGAGGAAATATTGCAGGTGCATGCGGTGTCTGACCGCCAGACGGCTGTGGAGGCAGAGCTGGTTGTCCGGCTGCATGATTTCAGCGGCGCGGTGCTGAAAGAGTGGAAGCAGCCGGTGCAGCTGGCGGCGGATTCGGCGGCAGTGGTCTTTACCGTGCCGTCAGCGGAACTGCTTAAGGGCAGCGATCCGGCACAGGTCGTGCTGGTGGCTTCGCTGCGGGCAGACGGCTCCCTGCTGGAGAGCAAGGAGTACTACTTCGCCGCTGCGAAGGAGATCAAGCTGAGCCAGCCGGTGCTTACGGTAACTGAGGTTCCGGGAAGCGGCGGCGTAAGCTTTACGGTCAGCAGCGACGTGCTGGCCAGAGGCGTTTACCTGACGGCGGAGGAAGAGGGAATCTTCTCCGACAATTTCTTTGATCTGCTGCCGGGCGAGGCCAAGACCGTACAATTCTCGCTGCGGCGCAGCGGGGCCGGGGAGCAGGACTTCACTCCGGCAGCGCCGAAGGGGCTTGCGGTTCTGTCGATGGCTGACTTTATTTAA
- a CDS encoding extracellular solute-binding protein translates to MKNKLFSLCFVIVMIFALSLTGCGSNNSGNSAATATDEPAATEAAANSGGESANATTEPAAADGSDISGKITFLTNRTDMIGKEYDEYVKRFNEKYPNIKVEFEASQTDYNQQAKVRMASGELPDVMFVPTIPNSDLPKYFAPLDDLGLTDQITFKDFKSHEGQLYGITTGNSTTGIVYNKKAFADAGITEIPKTWDEFLAACEKLKANGVVPLASNFKDKWPLNDWVYSVPRIIAGNPDFPNEKLNTDTPFTMDNGYGKSLSLLRELNEKGYLEKDINSTNWEQSKKDIASGKFAMYYLGNWVINQVIGAGTTSDNVGFFPLPYDNSGTITAPLSPDFFYAVAKDSKNVDAAKAFVKWMIEDSGYEDFAGFISPLKGKESSLPQLKEFQATGVVLQEGTVDNAQVTEITNKAQLDLPAMAQEFVLAKDPQTVFDKWNKAWAKAKKDLGY, encoded by the coding sequence ATGAAAAATAAGTTATTTTCGTTATGTTTTGTTATTGTAATGATCTTTGCTTTATCACTAACAGGCTGCGGTTCGAACAATTCCGGCAACAGTGCAGCGACAGCAACAGATGAACCTGCTGCTACAGAAGCAGCTGCTAATTCAGGCGGCGAATCTGCCAATGCAACTACTGAGCCCGCAGCGGCAGACGGTTCCGACATCAGCGGCAAAATCACCTTCCTGACTAACAGAACCGATATGATCGGCAAAGAGTATGACGAGTATGTAAAGCGTTTTAATGAGAAATACCCGAACATCAAGGTTGAATTCGAAGCCTCCCAAACCGACTACAACCAGCAGGCAAAAGTCAGAATGGCCAGCGGCGAGCTTCCCGACGTTATGTTCGTGCCTACCATTCCCAACTCTGATCTGCCCAAATATTTTGCCCCACTCGACGATCTCGGCCTGACAGACCAGATTACATTCAAGGATTTCAAATCCCATGAAGGCCAGCTGTATGGAATCACAACCGGTAACTCGACTACAGGTATTGTCTACAACAAAAAAGCCTTCGCCGATGCCGGCATCACTGAAATTCCGAAGACCTGGGATGAGTTCCTGGCTGCCTGCGAAAAACTGAAGGCCAACGGTGTCGTTCCGCTCGCTTCCAACTTTAAAGACAAATGGCCGCTGAACGACTGGGTATATTCCGTTCCCCGGATCATTGCCGGCAACCCTGATTTTCCGAATGAAAAGCTGAATACCGACACTCCTTTTACCATGGACAACGGCTACGGCAAATCGCTTAGTCTGCTCAGAGAGCTGAACGAAAAGGGTTATCTCGAAAAAGACATCAACTCCACCAACTGGGAACAATCGAAAAAAGATATCGCATCCGGCAAATTCGCCATGTACTACCTGGGCAACTGGGTCATCAATCAGGTGATCGGTGCAGGCACCACTTCCGACAATGTAGGCTTCTTCCCGCTTCCTTATGACAACTCAGGCACCATCACTGCTCCGCTGAGCCCTGACTTCTTTTATGCGGTAGCCAAGGACAGCAAAAATGTCGACGCAGCCAAAGCCTTCGTCAAATGGATGATCGAAGATTCCGGTTATGAGGATTTCGCCGGCTTTATCTCCCCGCTGAAGGGCAAAGAATCCAGCCTGCCGCAGCTTAAGGAATTCCAGGCTACCGGTGTTGTGCTGCAGGAAGGTACTGTCGACAACGCGCAGGTTACTGAAATCACCAACAAAGCACAGCTCGACCTCCCGGCTATGGCGCAGGAATTCGTCCTGGCCAAAGATCCGCAGACCGTCTTCGACAAATGGAACAAAGCCTGGGCCAAAGCCAAAAAGGATCTCGGCTACTAA